The Oncorhynchus tshawytscha isolate Ot180627B linkage group LG30, Otsh_v2.0, whole genome shotgun sequence genome includes a region encoding these proteins:
- the arap1a gene encoding arf-GAP with Rho-GAP domain, ANK repeat and PH domain-containing protein 1 isoform X2 has product MADNENALRAMQNCFHSQFSVDEAEYEDIEENRRTSVEEDSIYLGCTLSQSFNPDIHHSPVIKMGWLHKTPPQGTLVFQKRWVMLDAQYLRYFQNEKEVYSKRIIAILSVTKVLNVGGQKFEVVTRNRTFLFRAENNTVREEWVSVLKETIQQHCNSMEKSLMNSSDTCGQRASRVSLISKQGYLEMSGLRSKLYVVICADSVFLCRNAEEHSQGVGITSIEMNLGAVKGTDKRSFNLTTIYRTFSFVAESEQQREQWVEALQACVSHSLSSNAVAQKIWSEEANQRCADCGAPHPDWASVNLCVVLCKCCAGVHRGLGQSVSKVRSLKMDENAWTENQLFLLLGNDKVNLFWAANIPPSEMLCPSSDSEERQRFVTAKYCQGKYRCYHALFGQQEALNKALCNTIQTGDVLETLSLVFCGADVNCYTGDPELPSPVSVAQHYGQTLQVEFLTHNHNTELPGSRAGDHTILEAALPISHTGYLFKTASSTRAVTERKSKGDFSRRWCSLNQGNFSYYESEKSSSQSGQMKMSDVLCLVVNPQGKHGYGHSFELYHDSGRVYLFGEDSPDTVREWIKVIGKALVPPVAEDLVGWSFERVGRLRYTAGQSFHCPCLGWFSLGGSRLLLLLHGEDQVDNIDLRKLQELSMEQEAAAVVLVDRGRRLRLEGDRRPDYQGWLSGIQQGLGRGDGPLDQQQLTETEVPVIVDRCISYITQHGLKSEGIYRRCGVNSKIAALLLSLRHDARQVRLSEGVCQVDNVANVLKRFLREVGEGVFNGHQASLPWLHTTTVSERERVSQYKALLHSLPPVNRATLGAVINHLYCVQCFADENQMNMHNLAIVFGPTLFQTDGTDNSAGQVVEELIQNYQDIFNVNAEQLQRQLDMISHVIKAQEEHAEEGTPSPLTICGIYLERKEEGSELLVQISQAVSAEELVCEVLRRGNIPPQQGDYWSCFLVNDNQEMERPLHYQERALAIYFSLGKDCHLVVKRNCYMEAMLIYIAAMVDVSRNSMIKFSDEKGQRGKRTFSRRLCVLDGTSLRLYKEVKSTQPERECQVHALKVYYGIKKRLQPPSCWGMTVVCEQAERDKQQWYLCCESKNELIKWLATFMNLQHNSDLCPAASRPDS; this is encoded by the exons ATGGCAGACAAT GAGAATGCATTGCGGGCCATGCAGAACTGTTTCCACAGTCAGTTTAGTGTGGATGAGGCTGAGTACGAGGACATTGAGGAAAACAG GAGGACATCTGTTGAGGAAGACAGTATCTATCTTGGCTGCACACTGTCACAATCCTTCAACCCTGATATTCACCACTCACCTGTTATCAAGATGGGCTGGCTGCACAAGACTCCGCCTCAGGG GACCCTTGTTTTCCAGAAGCGTTGGGTGATGTTGGATGCACAGTACCTTCGATACTTTCAAAATGAGAAG GAGGTCTACTCAAAGCGGATCATAGCCATACTGTCTGTCACTAAAGTGCTTAATGTTGGAGGACAGAAGTTTGAGGTGGTGACAAGGAACAGGACTTTCTTGTTCCGTGCCGAGAACAACA ccgTCAGGGAGGAATGGGTGTCAGTACTGAAAGAGACTATTCAGCAGCATTGTAACAGCATGGAGAAGTCCCTTATGAACTCCAGTGATACGTGTGGACAGCGTGCTAGTAGAGTCTCGCTCATTAGTAAGCAAGGATACCTGGAGATGAGTGGACTGCGCTCCAAGCTCTATGTAGTCATCTGTGCCGACAGTGTTTTCCTCTGTAGGAACGCTGAG GAGCACAGCCAGGGTGTTGGCATCACCTCCATTGAGATGAATTTGGGTGCTGTGAAGGGCACAGACAAACGGTCCTTCAACCTCACCACCATCTACAGGACATTCAG TTTTGTGGCCGAGtcggaacagcagagggagcagtggGTTGAGGCCCTGCAGGCCTGTGtcagtcactctctgtccagCAACGCGGTGGCCCAGAAGATCTGGTCTGAGGAGGCCAACCAGCGCTGTGCAGATTGTGGCGCCCCCCACCCAGACTGGGCCTCTGTCAACCTGTGTGTGGTCCTCTGCAAATGCTGTGCAG GGGTGCACAGGGGCCTGGGCCAGAGTGTGTCCAAAGTCCGCAGTCTGAAGATGGATGAAAATGCGTGGACTGAAAATCAG cTGTTCCTGTTGCTAGGTAACGACAAAGTAAACCTTTTCTGGGCAGCTAACATTCCACCAAGTGAGATGCTCTGTCCATCAAGTGACAGTGAGGAGCGCCAGCGCTTTGTTACTGCCAAGTACTGCCAGGGGAAATACCGCTGCTACCATGCACTGTTTGGCCAACAGGAAGCCCTCAACAAG GCTCTGTGCAACACCATTCAGACAGGTGATGTATTGGAGACTCTGTCGCTGGTGTTCTGTGGAGCAGATGTGAACTGTTATACAGGTGATCCAGAGCTGCCCAGCCCTGTGTCCGTGGCCCAGCACTATGGACAGACACTTCAGGTGGAGTTCCTCACTCACAACCACAACACAG AGCTCCCAGGGTCAAGGGCTGGAGATCACACAATCTTAGAGGCTGCTCTCCCCATCTCACACACTGGTTATCTGTTCAAGACTGCCTCCTCAACACGAGCAGTTACAGAGCGCAAATCTAAAGGAG ATTTTAGTCGTCGCTGGTGCTCATTGAACCAAGGTAACTTCAGCTACTATGAGAGTGAGAAGAGCTCCAGCCAGAGTGGACAGATGAAGATGAGTGATGTCCTTTGTCTGGTGGTCAATCCCCAAGGGAAACATGG TTATGGTCATTCCTTTGAGCTGTACCATGACTCTGGGAGAGTCTACCTGTTTGGAGAGGATTCCCCTGACACGGTGAGGGAGTGGATCAAGGTCATTGGCAAG GCCCTGGTCCCCCCTGTAGCAGAGGACCTGGTGGGCTGGTCCTTTGAGCGGGTGGGCCGGCTGCGCTACACTGCGGGCCAGAGCTTCCATTGTCCTTGCCTGGGCTGGTTCTCCCTGGGGGGCTCCagactgctcctcctcctccacggAGAAGACCAAGTGGATAATATCGACCTGCGAAAACTACAGGAGCTCT CCATGGAGCAAGAAGCTGCTGCTGTGGTGCTGGTGGACAGAGGCAGGAGGCTGCGCTTGGAGGGGGACAGGAGGCCTGACTACCAGGGCTGGCTGAGTGGCATCCAGCAGGGCTTAGGGAGAGGAGACGGCCCCCTGGACCAGCAGCAGCTTACTGAGACAGAAGTCCCTGTCATCGTGGACCGCTGCATTAGCTACATCACACAGCATG GTTTGAAGTCAGAGGGCATCTATCGGAGATGTGGTGTGAACTCTAAGATCGCCGCCCTGCTGCTATCTCTCCGCCATGACGCCCGTCAGGTTCGTCTGAGTGAAGGGGTGTGCCAGGTGGATAATGTGGCCAACGTCCTGAAGAGATTCCTCAGGGAAGTGGGAGAGGGGGTTTTCAATGGCCATCAGGCCTCTCTGCCATGGCTCCATACCACTA CTgtcagtgaaagagagagagtgtcccAGTACAAGGCCCTCCTCCACAGCCTCCCCCCAGTCAACAGAGCCACTCTGGGGGCTGTCATCAACCACCTCTACTG CGTTCAGTGCTTTGCAGATGAGAATCAGATGAACATGCACAACCTGGCCATTGTGTTTGGTCCCACGCTCTTCCAGACGGACGGCACTGATAACAGCGCAGGACAGGTGGTAGAGGAGCTCATCCAGAACTACCAGGATATCTTCAAT GTGAATGCTGAGCAGCTTCAGAGGCAGCTGGACATGATCTCTCATGTCATCAAAGCACAGGAGGAACACGCTGAGGAG GGGACCCCCTCACCTCTCACCATCTGTGGGATTTAcctggagaggaaggaggagggctctGAGCTGCTGGTTCAG ATCTCCCAGGCAGTGAGTGCTGAGGAGCTAGTGTGTGAGGTCCTGAGACGCGGGAACATCCCTCCACAGCAGGGGGACTATTGGAGCTGCTTCCTGGTCAACGACAACCAGGAGATGG AGCGTCCATTGCACTACCAGGAACGAGCGCTGGCCATCTATTTCTCTCTGGGTAAAGACTGTCACCTGGTGGTCAAGCGGAACTGCTACATGGAGGCCATGTTAATCTACATAG CTGCCATGGTAGACGTGTCCAGAAACAGCATGATTAAGTTCAGTGATGAGAAGGGTCAAAGGGGGAAGAGAACCTTCAGCAGACGCCTCTGTGTACTCGATGGCACCTCTCTCAGGCTCTACAAAGAAGTAAAG AGTACTCAGCCTGAGAGGGAATGTCAAGTCCATGCTCTGAAAGTCTACTATGGCATCAAGAAGAGGCTACAGCCACCATCATG CTGGGGGATGACTGTAGTGTGTGAGCAGGCAGAACGAGACAAACAGCAGTG GTACCTGTGCTGTGAATCAAAGAACGAATTGATCAAGTGGCTGGCCACTTTTATGAACCTCCAG CACAATAGTGACCTGTGTCCTGCAGCTTCCAGGCCAGATTCCTGA
- the arap1a gene encoding arf-GAP with Rho-GAP domain, ANK repeat and PH domain-containing protein 1 isoform X3, translated as MADNENALRAMQNCFHSQFSVDEAEYEDIEENRRTSVEEDSIYLGCTLSQSFNPDIHHSPVIKMGWLHKTPPQGTLVFQKRWVMLDAQYLRYFQNEKEVYSKRIIAILSVTKVLNVGGQKFEVVTRNRTFLFRAENNTVREEWVSVLKETIQQHCNSMEKSLMNSSDTCGQRASRVSLISKQGYLEMSGLRSKLYVVICADSVFLCRNAEEHSQGVGITSIEMNLGAVKGTDKRSFNLTTIYRTFSFVAESEQQREQWVEALQACVSHSLSSNAVAQKIWSEEANQRCADCGAPHPDWASVNLCVVLCKCCAGVHRGLGQSVSKVRSLKMDENAWTENQLFLLLGNDKVNLFWAANIPPSEMLCPSSDSEERQRFVTAKYCQGKYRCYHALFGQQEALNKALCNTIQTGDVLETLSLVFCGADVNCYTGDPELPSPVSVAQHYGQTLQVEFLTHNHNTELPGSRAGDHTILEAALPISHTGYLFKTASSTRAVTERKSKGDFSRRWCSLNQGNFSYYESEKSSSQSGQMKMSDVLCLVVNPQGKHGYGHSFELYHDSGRVYLFGEDSPDTVREWIKVIGKALVPPVAEDLVGWSFERVGRLRYTAGQSFHCPCLGWFSLGGSRLLLLLHGEDQVDNIDLRKLQELSMEQEAAAVVLVDRGRRLRLEGDRRPDYQGWLSGIQQGLGRGDGPLDQQQLTETEVPVIVDRCISYITQHGLKSEGIYRRCGVNSKIAALLLSLRHDARQLSVKERECPSTRPSSTASPQSTEPLWGLSSTTSTDENQMNMHNLAIVFGPTLFQTDGTDNSAGQVVEELIQNYQDIFNVNAEQLQRQLDMISHVIKAQEEHAEEGTPSPLTICGIYLERKEEGSELLVQISQAVSAEELVCEVLRRGNIPPQQGDYWSCFLVNDNQEMERPLHYQERALAIYFSLGKDCHLVVKRNCYMEAMLIYIAAMVDVSRNSMIKFSDEKGQRGKRTFSRRLCVLDGTSLRLYKEVKSTQPERECQVHALKVYYGIKKRLQPPSCWGMTVVCEQAERDKQQWYLCCESKNELIKWLATFMNLQVVSFCVTETYSTFLSSLFDFFFSFSFFI; from the exons ATGGCAGACAAT GAGAATGCATTGCGGGCCATGCAGAACTGTTTCCACAGTCAGTTTAGTGTGGATGAGGCTGAGTACGAGGACATTGAGGAAAACAG GAGGACATCTGTTGAGGAAGACAGTATCTATCTTGGCTGCACACTGTCACAATCCTTCAACCCTGATATTCACCACTCACCTGTTATCAAGATGGGCTGGCTGCACAAGACTCCGCCTCAGGG GACCCTTGTTTTCCAGAAGCGTTGGGTGATGTTGGATGCACAGTACCTTCGATACTTTCAAAATGAGAAG GAGGTCTACTCAAAGCGGATCATAGCCATACTGTCTGTCACTAAAGTGCTTAATGTTGGAGGACAGAAGTTTGAGGTGGTGACAAGGAACAGGACTTTCTTGTTCCGTGCCGAGAACAACA ccgTCAGGGAGGAATGGGTGTCAGTACTGAAAGAGACTATTCAGCAGCATTGTAACAGCATGGAGAAGTCCCTTATGAACTCCAGTGATACGTGTGGACAGCGTGCTAGTAGAGTCTCGCTCATTAGTAAGCAAGGATACCTGGAGATGAGTGGACTGCGCTCCAAGCTCTATGTAGTCATCTGTGCCGACAGTGTTTTCCTCTGTAGGAACGCTGAG GAGCACAGCCAGGGTGTTGGCATCACCTCCATTGAGATGAATTTGGGTGCTGTGAAGGGCACAGACAAACGGTCCTTCAACCTCACCACCATCTACAGGACATTCAG TTTTGTGGCCGAGtcggaacagcagagggagcagtggGTTGAGGCCCTGCAGGCCTGTGtcagtcactctctgtccagCAACGCGGTGGCCCAGAAGATCTGGTCTGAGGAGGCCAACCAGCGCTGTGCAGATTGTGGCGCCCCCCACCCAGACTGGGCCTCTGTCAACCTGTGTGTGGTCCTCTGCAAATGCTGTGCAG GGGTGCACAGGGGCCTGGGCCAGAGTGTGTCCAAAGTCCGCAGTCTGAAGATGGATGAAAATGCGTGGACTGAAAATCAG cTGTTCCTGTTGCTAGGTAACGACAAAGTAAACCTTTTCTGGGCAGCTAACATTCCACCAAGTGAGATGCTCTGTCCATCAAGTGACAGTGAGGAGCGCCAGCGCTTTGTTACTGCCAAGTACTGCCAGGGGAAATACCGCTGCTACCATGCACTGTTTGGCCAACAGGAAGCCCTCAACAAG GCTCTGTGCAACACCATTCAGACAGGTGATGTATTGGAGACTCTGTCGCTGGTGTTCTGTGGAGCAGATGTGAACTGTTATACAGGTGATCCAGAGCTGCCCAGCCCTGTGTCCGTGGCCCAGCACTATGGACAGACACTTCAGGTGGAGTTCCTCACTCACAACCACAACACAG AGCTCCCAGGGTCAAGGGCTGGAGATCACACAATCTTAGAGGCTGCTCTCCCCATCTCACACACTGGTTATCTGTTCAAGACTGCCTCCTCAACACGAGCAGTTACAGAGCGCAAATCTAAAGGAG ATTTTAGTCGTCGCTGGTGCTCATTGAACCAAGGTAACTTCAGCTACTATGAGAGTGAGAAGAGCTCCAGCCAGAGTGGACAGATGAAGATGAGTGATGTCCTTTGTCTGGTGGTCAATCCCCAAGGGAAACATGG TTATGGTCATTCCTTTGAGCTGTACCATGACTCTGGGAGAGTCTACCTGTTTGGAGAGGATTCCCCTGACACGGTGAGGGAGTGGATCAAGGTCATTGGCAAG GCCCTGGTCCCCCCTGTAGCAGAGGACCTGGTGGGCTGGTCCTTTGAGCGGGTGGGCCGGCTGCGCTACACTGCGGGCCAGAGCTTCCATTGTCCTTGCCTGGGCTGGTTCTCCCTGGGGGGCTCCagactgctcctcctcctccacggAGAAGACCAAGTGGATAATATCGACCTGCGAAAACTACAGGAGCTCT CCATGGAGCAAGAAGCTGCTGCTGTGGTGCTGGTGGACAGAGGCAGGAGGCTGCGCTTGGAGGGGGACAGGAGGCCTGACTACCAGGGCTGGCTGAGTGGCATCCAGCAGGGCTTAGGGAGAGGAGACGGCCCCCTGGACCAGCAGCAGCTTACTGAGACAGAAGTCCCTGTCATCGTGGACCGCTGCATTAGCTACATCACACAGCATG GTTTGAAGTCAGAGGGCATCTATCGGAGATGTGGTGTGAACTCTAAGATCGCCGCCCTGCTGCTATCTCTCCGCCATGACGCCCGTCAG CTgtcagtgaaagagagagagtgtcccAGTACAAGGCCCTCCTCCACAGCCTCCCCCCAGTCAACAGAGCCACTCTGGGGGCTGTCATCAACCACCTCTACTG ATGAGAATCAGATGAACATGCACAACCTGGCCATTGTGTTTGGTCCCACGCTCTTCCAGACGGACGGCACTGATAACAGCGCAGGACAGGTGGTAGAGGAGCTCATCCAGAACTACCAGGATATCTTCAAT GTGAATGCTGAGCAGCTTCAGAGGCAGCTGGACATGATCTCTCATGTCATCAAAGCACAGGAGGAACACGCTGAGGAG GGGACCCCCTCACCTCTCACCATCTGTGGGATTTAcctggagaggaaggaggagggctctGAGCTGCTGGTTCAG ATCTCCCAGGCAGTGAGTGCTGAGGAGCTAGTGTGTGAGGTCCTGAGACGCGGGAACATCCCTCCACAGCAGGGGGACTATTGGAGCTGCTTCCTGGTCAACGACAACCAGGAGATGG AGCGTCCATTGCACTACCAGGAACGAGCGCTGGCCATCTATTTCTCTCTGGGTAAAGACTGTCACCTGGTGGTCAAGCGGAACTGCTACATGGAGGCCATGTTAATCTACATAG CTGCCATGGTAGACGTGTCCAGAAACAGCATGATTAAGTTCAGTGATGAGAAGGGTCAAAGGGGGAAGAGAACCTTCAGCAGACGCCTCTGTGTACTCGATGGCACCTCTCTCAGGCTCTACAAAGAAGTAAAG AGTACTCAGCCTGAGAGGGAATGTCAAGTCCATGCTCTGAAAGTCTACTATGGCATCAAGAAGAGGCTACAGCCACCATCATG CTGGGGGATGACTGTAGTGTGTGAGCAGGCAGAACGAGACAAACAGCAGTG GTACCTGTGCTGTGAATCAAAGAACGAATTGATCAAGTGGCTGGCCACTTTTATGAACCTCCAGGTAGTGTCCTTTTGTGTGACTGAAACATATTCTACTTTCCTCAGCTCTTTATTTGATttctttttttcattttcttttttcATATAG
- the arap1a gene encoding arf-GAP with Rho-GAP domain, ANK repeat and PH domain-containing protein 1 isoform X1, producing the protein MADNENALRAMQNCFHSQFSVDEAEYEDIEENRRTSVEEDSIYLGCTLSQSFNPDIHHSPVIKMGWLHKTPPQGTLVFQKRWVMLDAQYLRYFQNEKEVYSKRIIAILSVTKVLNVGGQKFEVVTRNRTFLFRAENNTVREEWVSVLKETIQQHCNSMEKSLMNSSDTCGQRASRVSLISKQGYLEMSGLRSKLYVVICADSVFLCRNAEEHSQGVGITSIEMNLGAVKGTDKRSFNLTTIYRTFSFVAESEQQREQWVEALQACVSHSLSSNAVAQKIWSEEANQRCADCGAPHPDWASVNLCVVLCKCCAGVHRGLGQSVSKVRSLKMDENAWTENQLFLLLGNDKVNLFWAANIPPSEMLCPSSDSEERQRFVTAKYCQGKYRCYHALFGQQEALNKALCNTIQTGDVLETLSLVFCGADVNCYTGDPELPSPVSVAQHYGQTLQVEFLTHNHNTELPGSRAGDHTILEAALPISHTGYLFKTASSTRAVTERKSKGDFSRRWCSLNQGNFSYYESEKSSSQSGQMKMSDVLCLVVNPQGKHGYGHSFELYHDSGRVYLFGEDSPDTVREWIKVIGKALVPPVAEDLVGWSFERVGRLRYTAGQSFHCPCLGWFSLGGSRLLLLLHGEDQVDNIDLRKLQELSMEQEAAAVVLVDRGRRLRLEGDRRPDYQGWLSGIQQGLGRGDGPLDQQQLTETEVPVIVDRCISYITQHGLKSEGIYRRCGVNSKIAALLLSLRHDARQVRLSEGVCQVDNVANVLKRFLREVGEGVFNGHQASLPWLHTTTVSERERVSQYKALLHSLPPVNRATLGAVINHLYCVQCFADENQMNMHNLAIVFGPTLFQTDGTDNSAGQVVEELIQNYQDIFNVNAEQLQRQLDMISHVIKAQEEHAEEGTPSPLTICGIYLERKEEGSELLVQISQAVSAEELVCEVLRRGNIPPQQGDYWSCFLVNDNQEMERPLHYQERALAIYFSLGKDCHLVVKRNCYMEAMLIYIAAMVDVSRNSMIKFSDEKGQRGKRTFSRRLCVLDGTSLRLYKEVKSTQPERECQVHALKVYYGIKKRLQPPSCWGMTVVCEQAERDKQQWYLCCESKNELIKWLATFMNLQVVSFCVTETYSTFLSSLFDFFFSFSFFI; encoded by the exons ATGGCAGACAAT GAGAATGCATTGCGGGCCATGCAGAACTGTTTCCACAGTCAGTTTAGTGTGGATGAGGCTGAGTACGAGGACATTGAGGAAAACAG GAGGACATCTGTTGAGGAAGACAGTATCTATCTTGGCTGCACACTGTCACAATCCTTCAACCCTGATATTCACCACTCACCTGTTATCAAGATGGGCTGGCTGCACAAGACTCCGCCTCAGGG GACCCTTGTTTTCCAGAAGCGTTGGGTGATGTTGGATGCACAGTACCTTCGATACTTTCAAAATGAGAAG GAGGTCTACTCAAAGCGGATCATAGCCATACTGTCTGTCACTAAAGTGCTTAATGTTGGAGGACAGAAGTTTGAGGTGGTGACAAGGAACAGGACTTTCTTGTTCCGTGCCGAGAACAACA ccgTCAGGGAGGAATGGGTGTCAGTACTGAAAGAGACTATTCAGCAGCATTGTAACAGCATGGAGAAGTCCCTTATGAACTCCAGTGATACGTGTGGACAGCGTGCTAGTAGAGTCTCGCTCATTAGTAAGCAAGGATACCTGGAGATGAGTGGACTGCGCTCCAAGCTCTATGTAGTCATCTGTGCCGACAGTGTTTTCCTCTGTAGGAACGCTGAG GAGCACAGCCAGGGTGTTGGCATCACCTCCATTGAGATGAATTTGGGTGCTGTGAAGGGCACAGACAAACGGTCCTTCAACCTCACCACCATCTACAGGACATTCAG TTTTGTGGCCGAGtcggaacagcagagggagcagtggGTTGAGGCCCTGCAGGCCTGTGtcagtcactctctgtccagCAACGCGGTGGCCCAGAAGATCTGGTCTGAGGAGGCCAACCAGCGCTGTGCAGATTGTGGCGCCCCCCACCCAGACTGGGCCTCTGTCAACCTGTGTGTGGTCCTCTGCAAATGCTGTGCAG GGGTGCACAGGGGCCTGGGCCAGAGTGTGTCCAAAGTCCGCAGTCTGAAGATGGATGAAAATGCGTGGACTGAAAATCAG cTGTTCCTGTTGCTAGGTAACGACAAAGTAAACCTTTTCTGGGCAGCTAACATTCCACCAAGTGAGATGCTCTGTCCATCAAGTGACAGTGAGGAGCGCCAGCGCTTTGTTACTGCCAAGTACTGCCAGGGGAAATACCGCTGCTACCATGCACTGTTTGGCCAACAGGAAGCCCTCAACAAG GCTCTGTGCAACACCATTCAGACAGGTGATGTATTGGAGACTCTGTCGCTGGTGTTCTGTGGAGCAGATGTGAACTGTTATACAGGTGATCCAGAGCTGCCCAGCCCTGTGTCCGTGGCCCAGCACTATGGACAGACACTTCAGGTGGAGTTCCTCACTCACAACCACAACACAG AGCTCCCAGGGTCAAGGGCTGGAGATCACACAATCTTAGAGGCTGCTCTCCCCATCTCACACACTGGTTATCTGTTCAAGACTGCCTCCTCAACACGAGCAGTTACAGAGCGCAAATCTAAAGGAG ATTTTAGTCGTCGCTGGTGCTCATTGAACCAAGGTAACTTCAGCTACTATGAGAGTGAGAAGAGCTCCAGCCAGAGTGGACAGATGAAGATGAGTGATGTCCTTTGTCTGGTGGTCAATCCCCAAGGGAAACATGG TTATGGTCATTCCTTTGAGCTGTACCATGACTCTGGGAGAGTCTACCTGTTTGGAGAGGATTCCCCTGACACGGTGAGGGAGTGGATCAAGGTCATTGGCAAG GCCCTGGTCCCCCCTGTAGCAGAGGACCTGGTGGGCTGGTCCTTTGAGCGGGTGGGCCGGCTGCGCTACACTGCGGGCCAGAGCTTCCATTGTCCTTGCCTGGGCTGGTTCTCCCTGGGGGGCTCCagactgctcctcctcctccacggAGAAGACCAAGTGGATAATATCGACCTGCGAAAACTACAGGAGCTCT CCATGGAGCAAGAAGCTGCTGCTGTGGTGCTGGTGGACAGAGGCAGGAGGCTGCGCTTGGAGGGGGACAGGAGGCCTGACTACCAGGGCTGGCTGAGTGGCATCCAGCAGGGCTTAGGGAGAGGAGACGGCCCCCTGGACCAGCAGCAGCTTACTGAGACAGAAGTCCCTGTCATCGTGGACCGCTGCATTAGCTACATCACACAGCATG GTTTGAAGTCAGAGGGCATCTATCGGAGATGTGGTGTGAACTCTAAGATCGCCGCCCTGCTGCTATCTCTCCGCCATGACGCCCGTCAGGTTCGTCTGAGTGAAGGGGTGTGCCAGGTGGATAATGTGGCCAACGTCCTGAAGAGATTCCTCAGGGAAGTGGGAGAGGGGGTTTTCAATGGCCATCAGGCCTCTCTGCCATGGCTCCATACCACTA CTgtcagtgaaagagagagagtgtcccAGTACAAGGCCCTCCTCCACAGCCTCCCCCCAGTCAACAGAGCCACTCTGGGGGCTGTCATCAACCACCTCTACTG CGTTCAGTGCTTTGCAGATGAGAATCAGATGAACATGCACAACCTGGCCATTGTGTTTGGTCCCACGCTCTTCCAGACGGACGGCACTGATAACAGCGCAGGACAGGTGGTAGAGGAGCTCATCCAGAACTACCAGGATATCTTCAAT GTGAATGCTGAGCAGCTTCAGAGGCAGCTGGACATGATCTCTCATGTCATCAAAGCACAGGAGGAACACGCTGAGGAG GGGACCCCCTCACCTCTCACCATCTGTGGGATTTAcctggagaggaaggaggagggctctGAGCTGCTGGTTCAG ATCTCCCAGGCAGTGAGTGCTGAGGAGCTAGTGTGTGAGGTCCTGAGACGCGGGAACATCCCTCCACAGCAGGGGGACTATTGGAGCTGCTTCCTGGTCAACGACAACCAGGAGATGG AGCGTCCATTGCACTACCAGGAACGAGCGCTGGCCATCTATTTCTCTCTGGGTAAAGACTGTCACCTGGTGGTCAAGCGGAACTGCTACATGGAGGCCATGTTAATCTACATAG CTGCCATGGTAGACGTGTCCAGAAACAGCATGATTAAGTTCAGTGATGAGAAGGGTCAAAGGGGGAAGAGAACCTTCAGCAGACGCCTCTGTGTACTCGATGGCACCTCTCTCAGGCTCTACAAAGAAGTAAAG AGTACTCAGCCTGAGAGGGAATGTCAAGTCCATGCTCTGAAAGTCTACTATGGCATCAAGAAGAGGCTACAGCCACCATCATG CTGGGGGATGACTGTAGTGTGTGAGCAGGCAGAACGAGACAAACAGCAGTG GTACCTGTGCTGTGAATCAAAGAACGAATTGATCAAGTGGCTGGCCACTTTTATGAACCTCCAGGTAGTGTCCTTTTGTGTGACTGAAACATATTCTACTTTCCTCAGCTCTTTATTTGATttctttttttcattttcttttttcATATAG